Part of the Roseobacter litoralis Och 149 genome, CCCTGCCACATCCATCAACCCTGACCCGATAAAGGTGTTCGAGGTCGGGCAATGCACAAGGGCCGCGCCAGTTTCGGCGATGCGGTCAATTTCGCGAGACTCAAGGTGAATGGCGTGGCCAAAAACCGCGCGTTCGCCGATCAGACCATACATTTCGTACGTGTCGAGATAATCGCGCGCTGTCGGGAAAAGCCCCCGCGCCCATTCGATTTCCGGCACCTGTTCGCTCAGATGCGTTTGCATCAGGCAGGTCGGATGCTCCGCCCAAAGCGCACCCAGAGCCTCCAGTTGCGCAGGCGTTGATGTAGGCGAAAACCGCGGCGTGATCGCATATTGCGCACGCCCCCGGCCATGCCAGTGTTCCAGCAGCGATTTGCTCTCGTCATAGGCGCGCTGGGCGGTATCACACAGCGCGTCCGGCGCGTTGCGATCCATACAGGTCTTCCCGGCGATCGTGCGCAGGTTCCGCGTTTCAGCAGCCTCGAAAAACGCATCCACGCTCGCGGGGTGCGATGTTGCATAGGAACACACCGTGGTGGTGCCATGCGCCAAACTCAGATCCAGATAGCGATCCGCGATGATGCCCGCATAGTCAGGATCAGACAGACGCAGTTCTTCGGGAAAGGTATATGTATTCAGCCAGTCGATCAGCTGTTTCCCCCAACTGGCAATAATGGCCGTCTGCGGGTAATGAACATGGGCGTCGACAAAACCGGGACATATCAACCTGTCACCATAGTCCGTGACCCGGGCCTGCGGGTGTTGCCTGCGCAATGCGCTTGCTTTCCCGACCTGTTCAATGCGCCCGTCTTTGAGCAAGACGGCGCTGTCACGCGTGACGGCCACAGCCTCTTGCCAAGGCGATGTCATCGGGTTTCCGCTGACGTCGAAGGTTTGTCCAAGGATTAAATCACATACGCTCATACCCAACTCTTAGGGACTTGCTGTGCGGACAGCAACGATCATTGGGCGGACCATTGTAACCATATTGGCGCGCGCCTATTGTCGGGTTTGCATCAGGAGGACGCAGATGTCGGAGCAAACCGAACCAGTACCAATTGAGCTTGAGGACGCCGCCTATGTGCTGGGTCCCAAGGCGATATCAGCCATCCTCTATGCTGTGGATATCGAGGATCAGGCCAAGCTCACAGAGCTGATGGAGCCGCTGCACCCTGCGGACATCGCGGACCTTCTGGAACAGATCAACGCATTCGATCGCTCTCGGCTGATCCGGCTTTATGATCGCGAGTTTGACGGGGAAATCCTTTCGGAGCTGGATGAAAGCATCCGCGAAGAGGTCATTGGCGTTCTGACGCCGCAGGTTTTGACGCAAGCGGTCCGCGAGATGGACAGCGACGATGTGGTCGATCTGGTCGAGGATCTGGAGGATCATCAGCAAGAAACGATCCTTGATGCGCTTGAGGACGTGGACCGCGCGGCTGTGCAGCAGGCTCTGGGGTATCCGGAGTATTCCGCCGGGCGCCTGATGCAGCGAGAAGTCGTCATGGCACCGGAGCATTGGACCGTTGGCGAGGCGATTGACCATTTGCGCGCCACGCCCGAAGAGGAATTGCCGGATCAGTTTTACCACATCGTGATCGTGGATCCGCGCCTGCATCCGGTAGGGAATGTCACGCTTGGCAAGCTGATGCGGTCGCGGCGTGAAACCAAGCTGATGGATTTGCTGGAAGAAACCTTCCAGATCATACCTGCAACGCAAGAAGAATCCGACGTTGCCTATGCGTTCAATCAATATCACCTGATTTCGGCCCCCGTGGTTGATGAGGAGGGGCGATTGATCGGCATTATCACCATAGACGATGCCATGGCGGTTCTGGATGAAGAACACGAGGAAGACATCCTGCGGCTCGCCGGGGTCGGGGAGGGCTCCTTGTCGGACCGTGTCTCAGAAACGACCAAGCAGCGGTTGCCATGGTTGGCTGTGAACTTGCTGACGGCCATTGCTGCCTCTCTGGTGATTGCCCAGTTTGAAGCGGCCATCGCGCAGATCGTCGCGTTGGCGGTGCTGATGCCGATTGTGGCCTCGATGGGAGGGAATGCTGGCACGCAGTCGCTGACCGTGGCGGTGCGCGCATTGGCGACCAAGGACCTCACCGGGGCAAACGTCTGGCGCGTGATCAGGCGCGAAGTTCTGGTCGGCGCGATCAACGGGCTGATTTTTGCGGTGGTGATCGGCATTGTCGGTGTAATCTGGTTTGGCTCACCGGCCTTGGGATTTGTCATCGCAATCGCGATGGTCATCAACATGATTGTTGCCGGGCTTGCAGGCACGGCTATTCCGGTCATTTTAGATCGGATCGGAATTGACCCCGCACTGGCCTCCGGCGCATTCGTAACGACCGTCACGGATGTGGTGGGCTTTTTCGCCTTCCTTGGAATTGCAGTTATGGTGCTATTGTGACGGATATGACCGAAATCAAAGCGGCCGCGCGAAAGGCTGCCTTTGCGCGTCGCGAAGCGGCGCATGCGAACAATAAAGGGACCGGCGCGGCGCTGTTGTCGAGTGTGCTGGCGGGCTATCGCGGGGTGCCCACGGCTGGTTATATGCCAATCCGTTCGGAAATTGACCCTATGCCTGCCATGATCGAGGCGGCGGCGCATGGCCCGGTTGGTGTACCGGTGATCATCGGCGCGGGTCAGCCGCTTCGCTTTGCCCGCTGGGAGCCTGATATGAAAATGATCAGCGGTGCATTCGGCGTTCAGATTCCTGAGCACGCAGAGTTTTTTGAACCTGAAATTGTGATTGCACCTCTTGTGGCCTTTGATACGCAAGGCGGGCGGCTGGGGTACGGCGGCGGGTTTTATGATCGCACGCTTGAAGGTTTGAGGGCGAAACGCGCAACGCTCGCTGTTGGGTTTGCCTATGCAGCGCAGATTTCAGACACGCTACCACTGGAGTCGACGGACCAACCGTTGGATGCCATCGTAACCGAACAGAAAATCTATGATTTTCGCTTAGGAACAGTATAAAGCACGACCTTTAGAATATTGTGATTGTCTTGTTCGACCGCAGCCCTGTTTCATCTGCGTTCGGCGCGTTCAAAAAGGCGCAGCACGCATCACGACGCTGTCCCAGAGATCAGGTCCGGCCCCTGCGCTTGCCGAGCTTTGGGTTGGACCAGTCGCGGTGCTTGCGCCAGTCCCTTGCGTTTGAGTGAGAAAAATTTCCCCCGCCTCTTGCCCTGATCGTATCGCGGGCCTAGGCATCTTGCATGAAGATTTTGTTTCTTGGCGACGTCATGGGCAGGGCCGGACGGCGCGCGATCACAGAAAACCTGCCGCGATTGAGGCAGGAATGGCGGTTGGATTTCGTTGTGGTGAACAGCGAAAACGCGACCTCCGGCATGGGGCTCTCGGGCAGCCATGCAAAAACCCTGCTTGACGCAGGCGCAGATTGCCTGACGTTGGGCGATCACGCCTTTGATCAAAAGGACATGCTGCAGTTCATCCAGCACGAACCGCGCATCCTGAGGCCCCTCAATTTTTCCAAGGCCGCGCCCGGCAAAGGCGCGCGTTTGTTCACCGCACAAAATGGGCGCAAGGTTCTGGTGGCGCAGGTCCTGGGGCAGGTGTTTATGAAACGCCCCTTTGACGATCCGTTCTCGGCCCTTGAACCGGTGCTGAAAACCCATCCACTGGGCGGGCAGGCGTCAGCCGCGCTTGTTGACATTCACTGCGAAGCGACCTCGGAAAAAATGGCGCTTGGGCATTTTTGCGATGGCCGGGTCAGCCTTGCGGTTGGCACGCATACCCATGTGCCAACGGCGGATGCAATGGTGTTGCCGGGGGGCACGGGGTATTTGACGGACGCAGGCATGTGCGGGGATTATCATTCGGTGATCGGCATGGAAAAAACCGAACCCCTGCGGCGCTTTATTACAGGCATGCCCAAGGACCGATTTACGCCCGCGACGGGCACTGCGACCCTGTCAGGTGTCTATGTAGAGACAGATGACCGCACTGGAAAAGCAACCCGGATCGCCATGGTGCGAGACGGTGGGATACTGCAACCAGCCGCGCCATGACCCGCCGTGAAACGGTGTTTTTCAGCTTTGTGCTGGTGCTGCTGGGGGCCGGGTGGGGCGTAACGATCCCGCTTACAAAAATAGCTGTCTCAAGCGGTTTTGGCCATTTCGGGCTGATTTTCTGGCAGCTCTTGATCGGATCGGTGCTGATGGCAGTTTTATGCGCAGTGCGCGGCAAGGGATTGCCCGTCAATTGGTCGACATTGCGCGTCTTTGCCATTGTCGCGCTGATCGGGACGTTGATACCGAATACAGCGTCCTTTCAGGCGGCGGTTCACGTGCCGGCCGGTATTATGGCAATTCTGTTGTCGATGATCCCGATGTTCGCCTTTCCCATTGCATTGCTCCTGCGGCTCGACAGCTTTTCATGGAGACGCCTATCGGGATTGTTTGCGGGTCTTCTGGGTGTTCTGATCATCGTCATGCCGGGGGTAAGCGCGGCGCTTGCCGCCCCGGTGTTTTGGCTGCTGGTCGCAATGATCGCTGGTCTTTGCTATGCGATGGAAGGGAATGTGGTGGCCAAATGGGGCACTGCCGGTCTGGATGCGGTACAGGTCCTTTTCGGGGCATCGCTGTTGGGGACAGTGGTCATTTTGCCCGTGACCCTTGCATCGGGACAGTTCATCGCCCCGGCCGACCTGAACACAACATCGGGCCATGCCTTGATGGGGGCCTCGGTTGCGCATGTGCTGGTCTACGCAGGGTATGTCTGGCTGGTTGGTCGGGCGGGACCTGTGTTTACTGTGCAGGTCAGCTATCTGGTTACGGGCTTTGCGCTTTTGTGGGCCAAGGTCATACTTGCCGAAGCCTACCCGCCTGCGGTTTGGGCAGCTTTGGCGCTTATGTTTGTCGGCATGTACCTTGTACAGCCGCGGAGCAAAGGCGGGCTTGCTCAAGCCTGACCGATCAGCGACAGTGACCGTCAGGCCAGCAAAGCACGGAGCGCTTCTGCATTGATAAACCTCTTTCAGCTTCCCGCACAGGCAGCGCCGCTCCTGACACTTGCTGTTGTGGGCATCATGTTCGTTTTGTTTGTCCGCGAAACATTCCCAACCGAGGTTGTTGCAATTGCGGGCGCGGCCTTGATGCTGGTCATGGGGGTATTGCCCTACGACGATGCGCGCGCCGTCCTGAGCAACCCAGCGCCCTGGACAATCGCCGCGATGTTCATCGTCATGGGGGCCTTGGTGCGCACCGGCGCGTTGGATGTGTTGACGCGGGCAGCGGAAAAACAGGCAAAGGTCCGCCCCAAATCCGCGGTTGCCGGGGTGATTTTATCCGTCATGGGGGCCTCTGCGATCATGAACAACACGCCTGTCGTCGTGGTTATGATACCGATCGTTGTGCAGTTGAGCAAAACACTTGGCGTAAAGGCGTCCAAACTGCTGATTCCTTTGAGCTATGCGGCCATCATGGGCGGTTCGCTCACGTTGCTTGGCACCTCGACAAACCTGTTGGTCGATGGGGTGGCCCGCACCGAGGGGCTCGCGCCGTTTACGATTTTTGAAATCATGCCAATTGGGTTGGTGGTTTGCGCCTGGGGTCTGATCTATCTCGCCTTTATCGCGCCGCGTATTTTGCCGGACCGTGACAGTATGGCGAACATGCTGACGGACCGATCAAAGATGAAATTCTTCACCGAAGCGGTCATTCCGCCGGACAGCAACCTGATTGGGCGCGCGGTACTTGGGGTGCAACTGTTCAAACGTGAGGGCGTGCGTTTGATTGATGTCGTGCGTGGAGACCTATCTTTGCGCCGCGACCTGAAGGCTGTTGAACTGGAGGTCGGCGACCGGGTGGTTTTGCGTACGCAAATGACCGAACTGCTGAGCCTGCAAACTAACAAGGAATTGCGCCGCGTGGATCAGGTGTCTGCGGTGGAAACGACCACCGTTGAGGTGTTGATCACGCCGGGGTGTCGCATGGTCGGGCGCTCTCTGGGGGGGATGCGCCTGCGTCGACGGTATGGCGTTTATCCGTTGGCCGTGCACCGTCGGAACCAGAACATCGGGCAGAAGTTGGATTCTCTGATCGTCAAGGTCGGTGATACCCTGCTGCTGGAGGGGGCGCCGGCGGATATTCAGCGGCTTGCCGATGATATGGATGTTGTTGACGTCTCGCACCCCACGGAACGGGCGTATCGGCGCAGCCATGCGCCCATCGCCATCGCAGCACTTGCCGGGATCGTTGCCTTTGCTGCGTTTAACGTCGCGCCCATTTTGCTCTTGGCCGTCGTCGCGGTGGCGGTCGTGTTGGTGACGGGGTGCATTGATGCGGATGAAGCGTTCTCCTTTGTCGAAGGGCGGCTGCTCGCATTGATCTTTTCGATGCTGACGATCGGCGCGGCGCTGCAGCAATCAGGGGCCATCGCATTGATTGTCGACAGTATTTCGCCCACCTTGATGATGATGCCGCCCGCCGTCGTCGTGCTGGTGGTGTTTGCGATGACGTCCACCTTGACTGAAATTGTGTCCAACAATGCGGTTGCGGTCATTATGACTCCGCTCGCGATTGGGTTGGGTACGGCTTTAGGATTGGACCCGCGCCCCTTGGTTGTCGCAGTGATGATCGCGGCGTCTTGTGCCTTTGCCACCCCGATCGGATACCAGACCAACACCCTTGTCTATGGTCCCGGTGGGTACCGGTTTACCGACTTTACGCGGGTGGGTTTGCCGTTGAATTTAAGCATGGCAGTGATCGTGTCACTCGTCATTCCGCTGATTTGGCCGCTTTGAAACATGGCCTATTAGTGCAGTGTTCAACCCCTAGACCACTGGCGGCTCACCAAAGGAAACAGTGCTGCCGTCTTTGTCGAGCAGGGACCACCGGGCGACAACGAAATGGTAGGACCCCGTTTCCCAACCGCTATCATCAATTTGCCTGCTGCGTCGCCAAGCGCCTTCAACGCGGACGGGCAGCCTGATTTTGTCTACGTCAGGCGGCCGGCCGCCAGCATCGGAGGCTTTTTTGCGCGCGATCGACATCAGTGCTTTGAGTTGTGCTTCCAATGGACCGACTTCAGCCGTTCGACGACCGGAAAAGAAAATATCGATTTCGGTTTTCCTGTCGACAAACCCGCGCACAATAAGATCATCCCGGCTATTTCGGCGCATTTGCGGAATAAGCTCAAGCATTTGCTGGCATATTGCAGTTTTGAAAAGCCCAGCATCCTCATAGGCGGGTGTAACTTCACCGGCGTTTCTGCGTGACTGATACATTTCGTTTCTTGAGTATGAAAGCATGTTCCGGGCCTGTCCTTGAACCACATTAGACCTTAGTCTTTGACCCGTTAAAGAATGGTTTCGTGTCGCGATTTAGTTCCCGGTCAGGACTTTTGAACTCGGATGCGGCAGCCACCGACCGGACATACTATTCGCGAGCCAGATAAGAGCATCGCAGAGGGGGCCCAGCCCATGCAGGTTCGGCACGACGTCGAAGGATGGCCAAAAAACCTGATCTCAACGAGCGATGCAGACGTTTTTTGCCGTTGCTATAACGGCCAGAACACCAGAATTGCGGGGATACTGACGGCGACGACGATAATCTCCAACGGCAGGCCCATGCGCCAGTAATCCCCAAAGCCGTATCCACCCGGACCCAGTATCAAGGTGTTGTTTTTATGGCCTATGGGCGTCAGAAACGCGCTTGAGGCGGCAACGGCGACGGCCATTAAAAAGGGATCCGGTGACACACCAAGACTTTGCGCCATCTGGATGCCCACAGGGGCTGCGACGATGGTGGTTGCCGTGTTGTTCAGGACGTCAGACAGGCTCATCGTGACAATCATCAGCACCGTCAGAACGGCCCATGCGGGCAGCCCGTTGGTCAAAGACACCAAAGCACCTGCAATTAACTCCGTGCCGCCCGAGCTTTCGAGTGCGGCACCCAGCGGGATCATGGAGCCAAGCAGCACCACAACCGGCCAGTTGATGTGATCATAAAGCTCAGCGAGGGGTATGATCTTTGTCAGGACATAGGCCACGACGACCAGCCCCATGGCAATTGGCAGATACAACAGGCCCACACTGGCCGCAAAGACCGCAGCCCCGAACAAACCTATGGCCAGCCATACTTTTTTGTTGACGGTGACCGCCAGTCCACGATCCGCCAGTGGCAGACAGCCAAGCCAGTCCGCAACATCCGGGCCGCTGTCGCGCGGCACCAGTAGCAACAGAATGTCCCCCGTTTGAATGGGCGTTTGGCGCAGACGTTTGGTCAGGCGCTTGCCACGACGCGACACGCCCAGCAGCACGCTGCGTTGACGCCATGCAAGTCCAATGGCCTGCGCGGTCTTGCCCTGGATGCGCGCGTCTTCCGGCACCACGACCTCGATGATTTCCACACCTTCGCCGGCCGCATTCAGCGCCTCTTCGCGCGTGGCATCTGCGACGGCCAGATCAAGGCTCGAGCGGAATTCATCCAGGGCTTCGGGCGTTGCCTCCAAAACCAGTGCGTCGCCTGCTTCAATAATGGTGTTGCGCGCCTGTCCATAGCGGCGTTTGCCGCCGCGAATAAGGCCGATAATGGCGACATCGGCCTTGTCTGCGGCTTCGGTCAATTCCACAACGCGTTTGCCGATTTGTTTGTTTCCGTCGGGCACTGTCAATTCGGCGATATATTGTGAAATATCATTGCTTTGCCCTGCATCCGTTTCGCGATTGGGGATTAACCGCCAGCCAATTAGCGACACAAATGCCAGCCCCGCGATGGCCGCGGCACCGCCGACGGGGGCGAAATCAAACATCGCGAATGGCGCGCCGAGACTTTCTTCACGGATTGCAGCGATGATGATGTTGGGCGGCGTGCCGATCAGCGTGACCATGCCGCCAAGGATTGTCGCGAAACTCAGCGGCATCAGGCTCAACCCGGGGGTACGACCCGCCTTGCGGGCGGTCTGTATGTCGACCGGCATCAACAGGGCGAGGGCGGCCACATTGTTCATGAAGGCTGACAAAACCCCGCCGATGGCCCCCATAAGTGCGATGTGCGCGCCCAGACTGCGCGACGCGTCCACCAAAGTGCGTGTTATGAGAAAAACCGCACCAGATCGCACCAGACCCGCCGAGACAACAAGCACCAATGCCACGACCAGCGTGGCCGGGTGCCCAAAGCCTGAGAACGCGTCCTGCGTGGGCACAACGCCCAAAACGACGCCAATCAACAGGGCAGAAAAGGCAACAATATCATATCGTAAACGCCCCCATAACAGCATGGCGAAAACTGCAGCAAAAAGGGAAAAGAGGATGATTTGTTCGGTTGTCATAACCTGCCGATCTACGCATAGGCGGTCCCGGGGGGGAAGGGGGAATATGCCGAATGTTGCTCCACGATCGGATCAACGGACCACTCGGGCATTTGGCGCGGGGGGCGGTCGGGCGGATCTGGGGTGTGTTGGTCTTTTTCGGCTGTCGATGACATCTGTGCGCAATTTGGCAGGCAAATAAGTGTCCAACGCCCAACATCCCAAAGGCCAACCGCAAGTCTTGACGTAGATGACCGCGCGAAATCTGGTTTAATCACAAGCGTTTAAACCTCTCCCGCGCGGTAAAATGCGTTAACCCGTACCGTTGGAGCGAGGCTGAAACGCGTTTATGGTTATGTGAGATTTGAACGCCTGCGGCAGGGTAAAATGCGCAGGTTTGGAGGCCGTGGCCTTGCCCCTTCTGGCGCTCCTGTTTTATAGAATGCGCTCACGCTGAAGTCAGGGACGGAAAACCACATGGCAGGCCACTCAAAATGGGCAAACATCCAGCATCGCAAAGGGCGTCAGGACGCCGTGCGGGCAAAGCTCTTTTCCAAACTCAGTAAGGAGATCACAGTTGCTGCAAAAATGGGCGATCCTGATCCTGAGAAAAACCCGCGTTTGCGATTGGCTGTAAAAGAAGCCAAATCGCAGTCCATGCCGAAGGATAACATTGACCGCGCGATCAAGAAATCGCAGGTGGGTGACGGCGACGAATACGAAGAAATCCGCTATGAGGGATATGGCCCGAACGGTGTGGCGGTCATTGTGGAAACGATGACGGACAATCGCAACCGTACCGCCTCCACCGTCCGCTCGACTTTTACCAAAAACGGCGGGAACCTCGGTGAGACAGGCAGTGTCGGTTTTATGTTCGACCGCAAAGGCGAGGTGACCTACCCGGCCGAGGTGGGCGATGCAGATACGGTGCTGATGGCGGCAATTGAAGCCGGGGCAGAGGATGTCGAAAGCTCAGAGGATGGTCACATCATCTGGTGTGCTGATACGGACCTGAATGAGGTTGCGACGGCGCTTGAAGCTGAGTTGGGCGAAAGCGAGTCAACCAAGCTGGTGTGGAAGCCAACGACCACAACGGAAATGGACCTTGAGGGGATGCAAAAACTGATGCGCCTGATCGACGCTTTGGAGGATGACGACGACGTGCAGCGTGTCACCGCCAATTTTGAAGCCTCTGACGAGGTGATGGAGCAGATCTAAGACGGCCAACAAACGACACAGGCGCCGTCGTACATCCGGGGGCAGAGCCAACACGTGGCCCTCACATCAGCCGGATGTACTTTGCCCGGTCAGCATCGTTCGGGCCATTTGCGTCCATGATTGGGCTGGCCCTTTGTGGTTCATGTTCCGTGCACGGCCAACACGTTTCATCAACTGCTTGATGTCTGTCAGTTTGCGCCGCGCGCCTGTACCGCCTGCCTCGCTCTGGACAGCCAGAATTTTCTTTTGCGTGTGCAGCGCTGCCTCGATCATGTCGATGTCTTTCGACGTCAGATCGAGACGGTTCAGATTTTCAAACATCAGGCCTCCCTTTTACTCTTAACAAGATATGGTCATTTACAATCTATACGCCAATCATCCCTGATCAGATTTATGTGATTGGAGTTTCATGGATAAAGTATCCGTGAACGGAACGACGTAGCTCAGACCAATGAGCGCGGTGTTTTCAGATATCCCCCTTGCACTACTTCACTACGAAGGTGTCTATGGCGCATGTCCATGACCAAGACCTCTCAACCCCTGACCGGCATTTTCTGGATGCTCGTGACGGGTGTGTGTTTCATCTCCGTTACGGCGCTGGTGAAGTTCATGGGCACCGGGCTGCCGCCGGCACAGATGGCTTTCTTGCGGTATCTGCTCGGGCTTGTTTTTCTGATCCCGGCCATCGGGGCCTTGCGGGCCGCGCATCTGACCCCGCGCCAATGGAAACTCTTCGGGTTTCGCGGCGTGATCCACGGGCTTGGTGTGATTTCATGGTTCTACGCCATGACGCGCATTCCGCTCGCGGATGTCACTGCGATGAATTACCTCGCCCCGATTTATGTGACCATTGGGGCCGCCGTGTTTCTTGGCGAAAAGCTGGCCTTTCGGCGCATTGCCGCTGTCGTGATGGCGCTGATCGGGGCGTTCATTATCCTGCGGCCCGGGTTTCGTGAAATCAGCAGCGGGCATTTTGCCATGCTGTTTACGGCCCTTGCTTTTGGCGCGTCTTATCTCACGGCAAAGGTCACGGCGGATGAGGTCAAACCATCTGTGGTCGTGGCCATGTTGTCGATTTTCGTCACCATCGTGCTGGCACCCTTTGCGCTGATCGACTGGGTGACACCGACCCTTTGGGAGCTGTTTTTGCTCTTTTGCATCGCCTGCTGTGCCGTGGCGGGCCACTATACCATGACGCTCGCCTTTGCCGCAGCGCCGGTCACCGTCACGCAGCCTGTCACCTTCACGCAGCTGATCTGGGCAGTGCTCTTGGGATATTTCGCCTTTGGTGAGGCGGTGGACATCTGGGTGGTGGTCGGCGGTGTTGTGATCCTGTCATCCGTCACCTTCATCACTTGGCGCGAAGCGGTGCTCAAGCGCAAACCGACAACACCGGCGCTGAACGAGACCAAAGGATAGCGTCGGTTTTTTATTGATTGACGGATCAATAAAAATCCTTTTAGGGATGGCTTGTGTGGTCAGACCCGGAGGAAAAATGCCAAAAGTTGGAATGGAACCGATCCGTCGGACGGCCTTGGTCAATGCCACCATCGCTGAGATAGGCGCGCGCGGATCGCTGGATGTCACCGTTGGTCAGATTGCGAAACGCGCAGGCATGTCCACCGCACTGGCGCATCATTACTTTGGCGGCAAGGACCAGATATTTCTGGCGGCGATGCAACAAATCCTGCGCGATTTCGGAACAGAGGTGCGCCGCAGTCTGCGTGCTGCCCCGACACCGCGCGCCCGCGCGGAGGCGTTGATCAACGCCAGCTTTGCGCCGTCCTGTTTTACGCCATCAACCATCAGCGCATGGATGACGCTTTATGCCTCGGCCGCGACAAATCCCGATACACTGCGGCTGTTGCGGGTCTATCAACAGCGCCTTCAATCTAACCTCATTCACGCCTTGCGCCCGATTTCGCCCGATCCGGTTGCGCATGCAGAGGTGATCGCCGCGCTGATAGATGGTCTATACCTGCGCGCCGCCCTGTCGCGTTCAAAAAGTGCCGCCGCCGCGCGCGATACCGCTCTTGCCATGCTGTCAACCTTGCTGGAGCGCCCCGCATGAGCAAGCCGAACGTCCTGATCCTGATGGTTGACCAGCTGAACGGCACCCTTTTTCCCGATGGCCCTGCGGACTGGCTGCATGCGCCAAACCTGAAAAAGCTCGCCGCGCGCTCAACACGGTTCAAAAACGCCTATACCGCCAGCCCCCTGTGTGCGCCAGGACGTGCCGCGTTCATGTCGGGTCAATTGCCCTCAGCCACCGG contains:
- a CDS encoding YebC/PmpR family DNA-binding transcriptional regulator is translated as MAGHSKWANIQHRKGRQDAVRAKLFSKLSKEITVAAKMGDPDPEKNPRLRLAVKEAKSQSMPKDNIDRAIKKSQVGDGDEYEEIRYEGYGPNGVAVIVETMTDNRNRTASTVRSTFTKNGGNLGETGSVGFMFDRKGEVTYPAEVGDADTVLMAAIEAGAEDVESSEDGHIIWCADTDLNEVATALEAELGESESTKLVWKPTTTTEMDLEGMQKLMRLIDALEDDDDVQRVTANFEASDEVMEQI
- a CDS encoding DMT family transporter — translated: MSMTKTSQPLTGIFWMLVTGVCFISVTALVKFMGTGLPPAQMAFLRYLLGLVFLIPAIGALRAAHLTPRQWKLFGFRGVIHGLGVISWFYAMTRIPLADVTAMNYLAPIYVTIGAAVFLGEKLAFRRIAAVVMALIGAFIILRPGFREISSGHFAMLFTALAFGASYLTAKVTADEVKPSVVVAMLSIFVTIVLAPFALIDWVTPTLWELFLLFCIACCAVAGHYTMTLAFAAAPVTVTQPVTFTQLIWAVLLGYFAFGEAVDIWVVVGGVVILSSVTFITWREAVLKRKPTTPALNETKG
- the betI gene encoding choline-binding transcriptional repressor BetI, with translation MPKVGMEPIRRTALVNATIAEIGARGSLDVTVGQIAKRAGMSTALAHHYFGGKDQIFLAAMQQILRDFGTEVRRSLRAAPTPRARAEALINASFAPSCFTPSTISAWMTLYASAATNPDTLRLLRVYQQRLQSNLIHALRPISPDPVAHAEVIAALIDGLYLRAALSRSKSAAAARDTALAMLSTLLERPA